A section of the Humulus lupulus chromosome 2, drHumLupu1.1, whole genome shotgun sequence genome encodes:
- the LOC133816800 gene encoding probable beta-1,4-xylosyltransferase IRX14H, with amino-acid sequence MTGLMHSLMLVPYEVVWIVVEAGGASNETDSILAKSGLRTINVGFEQPMPNSWEGRHRLEAQMRLRALRKMGILETF; translated from the exons ATGACCGGTCTGATGCACTCGCTGATGTTGGTGCCGTACGAAGTTGTTTGGATCGTGGTGGAGGCTGGTGGAGCTAGCAATGAGACCGATTCGATCCTCGCCAAGTCGGGACTTCGGACCATTAACGTTGGATTCGAGCAGCCGATGCCGAATTCTTGGGAGGGTCGTCATCGATTGGAGGCTCAGATGAGGCTTCGTGCATTGAG GAAAATGGGTATTCTCGAGACATTCTGA
- the LOC133819894 gene encoding phloretin 4'-O-glucosyltransferase-like: MERPRFLLVTYPAQGHINPSLHFANRLAAAGADVTFVTSVFGHRCVVRATGHEPDISFAPFSDGYDDGFKSGGDPDQYMSEMRCHGSKAIRDLVVSARNDGRPYCCMVYTILIPWAGLAADEVGLPSVLLWIQPATVFDIYYYYFHGYGDIITENSKRHPPAKTTLPGLSLEFTSRDLPSFMDAADTYLFAIPVFREQYEILEKKHKPKVLVNTFDELEPEAFRAVGKVNLIGIGPLIPSSFLDGKVPSSDSEEKYIKWLNSKPKTTVVYVSFGSMAIMSKQQMEEMAKGLLEFGRPFLWVVREKTQNDDKDDDELSCREELDKLGMIVPWCSQMEVLCNDSVGCFVTHCGWNSTLESLASGVPMVGFPQWSDQGTNAKLIEDVWGTGVRAKLNEEKIAGNEEIKRCLELVMEGKETVAVDGGKESWVEKRRNALKWKDLAREAVKEGGSSDKNLKAFVAEMIEQSRKLDL; the protein is encoded by the coding sequence ATGGAACGGCCCCGGTTTCTCCTAGTAACATACCCAGCTCAAGGCCACATAAACCCATCCCTACACTTCGCAAACCGTCTCGCCGCCGCCGGAGCCGACGTCACTTTCGTCACGTCAGTTTTCGGTCACAGATGCGTGGTACGAGCTACGGGTCACGAGCCTGACATATCCTTTGCTCCGTTCTCCGACGGCTACGACGACGGCTTCAAATCCGGAGGCGACCCCGACCAGTACATGTCTGAGATGAGGTGTCACGGGTCCAAGGCCATAAGAGACCTCGTCGTTTCGGCTCGAAACGACGGCCGTCCGTACTGTTGCATGGTGTACACGATTCTCATCCCTTGGGCTGGGCTCGCCGCCGATGAAGTGGGACTACCGTCGGTACTTCTGTGGATTCAGCCGGCCACGGTGTTCGATATATACTATTACTACTTCCATGGCTATGGGGATATCATAACAGAAAACAGCAAACGACACCCACCTGCAAAAACGACACTCCCGGGATTGTCGTTGGAGTTTACTTCCCGGGATTTGCCGTCGTTTATGGACGCTGCGGATACTTATTTATTCGCTATTCCAGTCTTCCGAGAACAATATGAGATTCTTGAGAAGAAACATAAACCGAAAGTGTTGGTCAACACTTTCGACGAGTTGGAACCTGAGGCATTCAGAGCCGTTGGCAAAGTAAATTTGATCGGAATCGGACCGTTGATTCCGTCATCTTTTCTCGACGGTAAAGTCCCTTCTTCTGACTCGGAAGAGAAGTACATAAAGTGGCTGAACTCGAAGCCCAAAACGACGGTCGTTTATGTGTCGTTTGGGAGCATGGCGATTATGTCTAAGCAACAAATGGAGGAAATGGCTAAAGGGTTATTGGAGTTTGGCCGTCCTTTCTTGTGGGTCGTTAGAGAAAAGACTCAGAACGATGACAAAGATGATGATGAACTGAGTTGCAGAGAAGAGTTGGATAAGCTTGGAATGATAGTGCCATGGTGTTCTCAGATGGAGGTTTTGTGTAACGATTCAGTCGGGTGTTTCGTGACTCATTGTGGCTGGAACTCGACGCTGGAGAGCTTAGCTTCTGGGGTTCCCATGGTGGGGTTTCCACAGTGGTCGGACCAAGGGACCAACGCCAAGTTGATCGAAGATGTGTGGGGAACGGGGGTTAGAGCGAAGCTCAATGAGGAAAAAATTGCTGGAAATGAAGAGATCAAGAGGTGTTTGGAATTGGTTATGGAAGGAAAGGAAACTGTTGCGGTGGATGGTGGGAAGGAAAGTTGGGTGGAAAAGAGAAGAAATGCGTTGAAATGGAAAGATTTGGCTCGAGAAGCAGTTAAGGAAGGTGGCTCTTCCGATAAGAATCTCAAGGCTTTTGTGGCTGAGATGATTGAACAAAGTCGTAAGCTTGATCTGTAG